The following proteins are encoded in a genomic region of Pseudomonadota bacterium:
- a CDS encoding extracellular solute-binding protein yields the protein MRRREALTLGVAALLCATSCRRADEHASLPRVRISVNGVEGGKGSTGITWLNAIAPGIEKTLEAAGTPVRIEVVGDGGSDESFKSRLVLDLSAGTGADIMSFDAIWTAEAASADLLEPLDPLVRTWGDWAQYPDSMRRMGDYRGRVFMVPLLTDVRGIYYRKDLFEKAGLPREWTPRSWSDIYAAGERLKALPDVIPIQWNGGSAFGEASTMQGFYLVLLSAGGDLYDTTSNRWIADSPALRRTLAFYRTIYLERRLGDVALQLDPKGRDRSFERFRDGRIGIYPEGTYMWIDVLKPGGPWGLANRDAVVGWAPMPGGGEAGDPPLVSISGGGGFIVNKRSPHKALAWRVLAAMNSAASLDALMCKAPFIAARRDVLDSPAFKTDPELTREVAAALPVTRFRPGFPLYPRVSELVGVMTDQILNGASTDEALSAYGRALRDLAGSEQVIDVR from the coding sequence ATGCGCCGTCGCGAAGCGCTCACCCTGGGCGTCGCCGCCCTGCTGTGCGCGACATCGTGCAGGCGCGCAGACGAGCACGCCAGCCTCCCTCGCGTCCGCATCAGTGTGAACGGGGTGGAGGGTGGCAAGGGCAGCACCGGCATCACGTGGCTGAACGCCATCGCGCCCGGCATCGAGAAGACGCTCGAAGCCGCGGGCACGCCCGTGCGCATCGAGGTCGTGGGAGACGGCGGGAGCGATGAGAGCTTCAAGTCGCGCCTGGTTCTCGATCTGAGCGCTGGCACCGGTGCCGACATCATGAGCTTCGACGCCATCTGGACCGCCGAGGCCGCGAGCGCAGATCTGCTCGAACCCCTCGATCCGCTCGTGCGCACGTGGGGCGACTGGGCGCAGTACCCCGACTCGATGCGGCGCATGGGCGACTATCGAGGCCGTGTGTTCATGGTGCCCTTGCTCACCGACGTGCGCGGCATCTACTATCGCAAGGACCTCTTCGAGAAGGCGGGACTGCCGCGAGAGTGGACCCCTCGCTCGTGGAGCGACATCTACGCGGCGGGCGAGCGCCTGAAAGCGCTTCCGGACGTCATACCGATTCAGTGGAACGGGGGGAGCGCATTCGGCGAGGCCTCCACCATGCAAGGCTTCTACCTCGTGCTGCTCTCCGCCGGAGGCGACCTCTACGACACGACGAGCAACCGATGGATTGCCGACAGTCCGGCCCTTCGCCGAACGCTTGCATTCTATCGCACCATCTACCTCGAGCGACGTCTGGGAGATGTGGCGCTGCAGCTCGACCCCAAGGGTCGCGATCGCTCGTTCGAGCGGTTTCGCGACGGGCGCATCGGCATCTACCCGGAAGGCACCTACATGTGGATCGACGTGCTCAAGCCCGGCGGGCCATGGGGCCTGGCCAACCGAGACGCAGTCGTGGGCTGGGCCCCCATGCCGGGCGGCGGCGAGGCGGGCGACCCACCTCTGGTGAGCATCAGCGGAGGCGGAGGGTTCATCGTGAACAAGCGCTCGCCCCACAAGGCCCTGGCGTGGAGAGTGCTGGCCGCGATGAACAGCGCCGCGTCGCTCGATGCGCTCATGTGCAAGGCCCCCTTCATCGCGGCACGGCGCGACGTGCTCGACTCGCCCGCATTCAAGACCGACCCCGAGCTGACACGCGAGGTGGCGGCGGCCCTGCCCGTCACGCGCTTCCGCCCAGGCTTTCCGCTATACCCACGGGTGTCAGAGCTCGTCGGGGTCATGACCGATCAGATCTTGAATGGAGCCTCGACCGATGAAGCCCTCTCGGCCTACGGTCGCGCGCTGCGAGACCTCGC